One segment of Candidatus Fokinia solitaria DNA contains the following:
- the secE gene encoding preprotein translocase subunit SecE produces MISQIQKFFREVNNERFKVNWPSTRDSFFALLGIFAFALMMGLFLLTLDFVSYSAIKAFLNV; encoded by the coding sequence ATGATATCACAGATTCAGAAATTTTTTAGAGAAGTAAATAATGAACGCTTCAAAGTAAATTGGCCTAGTACACGAGATTCTTTTTTCGCACTTCTTGGAATCTTTGCTTTTGCTTTGATGATGGGGCTTTTCCTATTAACTCTAGATTTTGTATCATATAGTGCAATAAAAGCATTTTTAAATGTTTAA
- a CDS encoding NTP/NDP exchange transporter produces MKVPIIKRLSSIAGESASTLKNISKKLYVTTRGFNFKHLFVRFFSLNAIEGKKLLLSGFLFAMLIGSYSVVHELQNIVFSALVGVKNVPLAKLTTLGLLFPWIFIDAYLADRVRRISLLKLYICMWIALGLLLLFVVPFDKMNAESLPFLTFREKAASWTFFMFSEGYMVFLVSTFWAFVNSINNPKSSERIYGFIVSCSKIGGMISVYVAHCIMKGFFDQMLGCTTDIQKIKLVITYAITMLFTALITLLIATKLFKRNVFEGYLGTSILSEKISKTGIFLGVRLILHNRYVLGIFGLIFCLELITEFVSFQRIILLVSSSIKLKSTGSINSVSQIASGSYIQILYMHFVGFLLSIFLTNGVMRTLGTAKALLIMPLITAVLLGFYIFNAHFIIYAYVILHALSYSLNTPIRESLYIITSRDIQLKSKFVLDAFAIKGAKAITNIFNYFSSNIATKVGTFLVLLSNDIFISIACALWIFIAYKMGAKYSTSIKDNRIIT; encoded by the coding sequence ATGAAGGTACCAATAATAAAACGACTATCGTCTATAGCAGGAGAATCCGCTAGTACTCTGAAAAATATCTCAAAGAAGTTGTATGTAACTACGCGTGGATTCAACTTTAAACACCTCTTCGTACGATTCTTCTCTCTTAACGCAATAGAGGGGAAAAAACTTCTTTTAAGCGGTTTTCTCTTTGCAATGCTGATAGGCTCATACTCCGTCGTACATGAATTGCAAAATATCGTATTCTCTGCATTGGTCGGAGTAAAAAACGTACCATTAGCAAAACTCACGACATTAGGATTACTATTTCCGTGGATTTTTATAGATGCTTACCTCGCTGATAGAGTAAGACGAATATCACTTCTGAAGTTATACATATGCATGTGGATCGCTCTTGGACTGCTACTTTTATTCGTAGTGCCGTTCGATAAGATGAATGCTGAGTCATTACCATTTCTTACTTTCAGAGAAAAGGCGGCATCTTGGACATTTTTCATGTTCTCTGAAGGATATATGGTATTTTTGGTGAGTACATTTTGGGCTTTCGTAAACTCTATTAATAATCCTAAAAGCTCGGAAAGAATATACGGATTTATAGTATCTTGCTCTAAAATTGGAGGAATGATATCAGTATACGTAGCGCATTGCATCATGAAAGGGTTTTTTGATCAAATGCTTGGATGCACAACTGATATACAGAAAATAAAGCTCGTCATAACGTATGCTATTACGATGCTCTTTACGGCACTTATCACTCTATTGATTGCAACAAAACTTTTCAAAAGAAATGTTTTCGAGGGATATCTCGGTACTTCTATACTTTCTGAAAAAATTTCTAAAACAGGCATCTTTTTAGGAGTAAGACTCATCTTACACAATAGGTATGTACTTGGAATATTTGGATTAATTTTCTGCTTGGAATTAATAACAGAATTTGTAAGTTTCCAAAGAATCATATTACTCGTTAGCTCAAGCATAAAACTTAAAAGTACTGGCTCTATCAATTCAGTGAGTCAAATAGCGAGTGGTTCTTATATTCAAATTTTATACATGCATTTTGTAGGCTTTTTACTTTCCATATTTCTAACAAATGGTGTGATGAGAACGCTAGGTACAGCAAAGGCTTTGTTGATAATGCCTCTGATAACAGCAGTACTACTAGGATTTTACATATTCAACGCACATTTTATTATATACGCTTATGTCATACTACATGCTTTAAGCTATAGCTTAAATACTCCTATTAGAGAGAGTTTATACATTATTACTTCGCGCGATATACAACTAAAATCAAAGTTTGTTCTTGATGCATTCGCAATTAAAGGCGCTAAAGCAATTACAAATATATTCAACTACTTCAGCTCGAACATAGCAACTAAAGTCGGTACATTTTTAGTCTTGCTAAGCAATGATATATTCATCTCTATCGCATGCGCTTTATGGATATTTATCGCATATAAGATGGGCGCCAAGTACTCTACATCAATAAAAGACAATAGAATTATAACATAA
- a CDS encoding transcription termination/antitermination protein NusG, protein MVKRALPGYVFLKISKISDELIKFLRDTNHVSGFLGGSSPSPITEEEVQTMLNSVQSKREMLDAIPEFCIGDNVSIVEGAFEGFLGIVQSVDKEKSTLGVTLSIFGRENLVSVSFMQAKKGK, encoded by the coding sequence ATGGTGAAAAGAGCACTTCCTGGATACGTTTTTCTCAAGATTTCTAAGATATCCGATGAATTGATAAAATTTCTCAGAGATACTAATCATGTTTCAGGCTTCTTAGGAGGTTCGTCGCCATCTCCAATTACAGAAGAGGAAGTACAAACGATGTTGAATTCAGTACAAAGTAAGAGAGAAATGCTTGATGCTATACCGGAGTTTTGTATTGGAGATAATGTTAGTATTGTAGAAGGAGCATTTGAGGGCTTTTTAGGGATAGTGCAATCTGTAGATAAAGAAAAATCTACACTTGGTGTAACACTATCAATATTTGGAAGAGAAAATTTAGTATCCGTAAGCTTTATGCAAGCTAAGAAAGGTAAGTAA
- the prfB gene encoding peptide chain release factor 2 (programmed frameshift) produces MSSEFISAKRLQELIAESIGVIQRFLEVNNIAKELEELDEKIQSQDLWSDTKLASSLLRRRSVLVEYVDNYKSIVDEFEVMTALAAECREDEVDEEVYKELCRIQKFSRDIEVATLFRDEQDYGNCILEIHSGAGGTESDDWAEMLLRMYSRWSESKRYSSSISYMLHGEEAGIKSVTVKIEGKMAYGLLKTENGVHRLVRISPFNKERKRHTSFASVTVVPLIDDDFSIDINESELRIDTYRSSGAGGQHVNTTDSAVRIVHLPSGITVQCQNNRSQHKNKEECMRVLRSKLYALELKRRSEAKNSMEEDKLQIGWGSQIRSYVLHPYQMVKDLRTGYHEGDAQSVLDGSIDDFIKHTLRHMISSEECEKKK; encoded by the exons ATGTCTTCAGAATTTATAAGCGCAAAAAGATTGCAGGAGTTAATAGCGGAATCGATAGGTGTAATTCAAAGATTTCTT GAAGTCAATAATATCGCGAAAGAATTAGAAGAGCTTGATGAGAAGATACAATCTCAGGACTTATGGAGTGATACAAAGCTTGCCTCTTCATTATTGCGAAGACGTAGTGTACTTGTTGAATATGTGGATAACTACAAGAGCATAGTAGATGAGTTTGAGGTGATGACAGCGCTTGCTGCTGAATGCCGTGAAGATGAAGTTGATGAGGAAGTTTACAAAGAACTTTGCAGAATACAGAAATTTTCCCGTGACATAGAAGTAGCTACTCTTTTTAGAGATGAGCAGGATTATGGCAATTGTATATTAGAAATTCATTCTGGCGCAGGTGGCACGGAAAGCGATGACTGGGCGGAGATGTTGCTGAGAATGTATTCAAGATGGTCAGAGAGTAAACGTTATTCTTCTTCCATCTCTTATATGCTGCATGGAGAAGAAGCAGGAATAAAATCTGTAACTGTGAAAATAGAAGGGAAAATGGCGTATGGCTTACTTAAGACGGAAAATGGAGTACATAGGTTAGTTAGAATTTCACCTTTTAATAAGGAGAGGAAGAGACATACAAGTTTTGCAAGTGTTACTGTTGTGCCTTTGATTGATGACGATTTTAGTATAGATATTAATGAATCTGAGTTACGTATTGATACTTATAGATCATCAGGAGCAGGGGGGCAGCATGTCAATACTACCGATAGTGCGGTGAGGATTGTGCATCTTCCTAGTGGTATCACTGTGCAGTGTCAAAATAATAGATCTCAACATAAGAATAAAGAAGAATGCATGAGAGTCTTAAGATCTAAGTTATATGCATTAGAATTGAAACGGAGAAGTGAAGCTAAAAACAGTATGGAAGAAGATAAATTACAAATAGGATGGGGGTCTCAAATACGTTCATACGTTTTACATCCATATCAGATGGTGAAGGACTTAAGAACAGGTTATCATGAAGGAGATGCACAGAGTGTGCTTGATGGTAGTATAGACGATTTTATAAAGCATACTCTGCGTCATATGATCTCAAGTGAAGAGTGTGAAAAGAAAAAGTAA
- a CDS encoding transcription termination/antitermination protein NusG encodes MNENSMWYVVYVIPGKEQYFIDALQKKKEKVAFSVLDILSPIEKVLVSKNNRKKEMVKRALPGYVFLKISKISDELIKFLRDTNHVSGFLGGSSPSPITEEEVQTMLNSVQSKREMLDAIPEFCIGDNVSIVEGAFEGFLGIVQSVDKEKSTLGVTLSIFGRENLVSVSFMQAKKGK; translated from the coding sequence ATGAATGAAAATAGTATGTGGTATGTGGTATACGTGATACCTGGAAAAGAGCAGTACTTCATAGATGCTTTACAAAAAAAGAAGGAAAAAGTGGCATTTTCTGTGCTGGATATTCTTTCACCTATCGAAAAGGTGTTGGTGTCAAAGAATAACAGAAAAAAAGAGATGGTGAAAAGAGCACTTCCTGGATACGTTTTTCTCAAGATTTCTAAGATATCCGATGAATTGATAAAATTTCTCAGAGATACTAATCATGTTTCAGGCTTCTTAGGAGGTTCGTCGCCATCTCCAATTACAGAAGAGGAAGTACAAACGATGTTGAATTCAGTACAAAGTAAGAGAGAAATGCTTGATGCTATACCGGAGTTTTGTATTGGAGATAATGTTAGTATTGTAGAAGGAGCATTTGAGGGCTTTTTAGGGATAGTGCAATCTGTAGATAAAGAAAAATCTACACTTGGTGTAACACTATCAATATTTGGAAGAGAAAATTTAGTATCCGTAAGCTTTATGCAAGCTAAGAAAGGTAAGTAA
- a CDS encoding DNA translocase FtsK encodes MNFTDKLIVYGFLLLTVSITIFGIDFWMHDHESFLYVSSKNQHTHATVTYLNLAATSILEFSFQAFGIISFTIPLFFLFHNIKRLLNGNALIRDYNLSALFILLPLACTCTTYIFEKIALFPAIEDTMPSYKMNIKYYYGGYLGFYLLHLLGSTFPFHAVGVIFLLFSIVVLFIAFSIRIRVLAILKYILSLCGKKKENFTPEKGELKKVTFSNRKIEFSQKQKDKTNFSKIPPLILLEDNSYKSLDDEDRSDDLMHILHDFGIQGKIVSKAKGPLVTLYELEPSAGTKASRVIGLAEDIARSMKCESARISIISENNALGIELPNKVRDLVSLRMLLAHYSYTHTEAKIPLILGQTISGAPHVADLAAMPHLLMAGTTGSGKSVAVNNMILSILYKYTPEECKFIMIDPKMLELSVYRDIPHLAMPVVTDPRVAVEALRWAINEMERRYRMMSLLGVRNITAYNDMIDRTTSDEIVKHMQVGFDEESKNPIFEKVSFKKEKIPYIVIIVDEMADLMLVAGKEVEECIQRLAQMARASGMHIIMATQRPSVDVVTGIIKANFPTRISFQVASKIDSRTIIGENGAEQLLGRGDMLYVIPGKKATRIHAPFVNDKDVEKVADFLRSIGRPAYYTENESYSTSNSKENTHNQSNYFQNYNAHSHGEHIQNEDEKLYRDAVQMVIKENRVSISYVQRFFRIGYNKAASIVERMEKEGIVTSPSHSGKREVIGKN; translated from the coding sequence ATGAACTTTACGGACAAGCTCATAGTATACGGATTTCTACTTCTAACTGTATCTATCACAATATTCGGAATCGATTTCTGGATGCATGATCATGAATCTTTTCTCTATGTATCGTCAAAAAATCAGCATACGCATGCTACCGTCACTTACCTCAATCTCGCAGCTACATCAATACTCGAATTTTCCTTTCAAGCGTTTGGTATCATATCGTTCACAATACCACTGTTCTTCTTATTTCATAATATAAAAAGGCTATTGAATGGTAATGCGCTGATTAGAGATTACAATCTCTCAGCATTATTCATTTTATTACCTCTAGCCTGTACCTGCACTACATATATCTTTGAAAAAATTGCTTTATTTCCTGCTATTGAAGACACAATGCCGTCGTATAAGATGAATATAAAGTATTATTATGGAGGATATCTCGGATTCTACTTATTGCATCTTTTAGGTAGTACCTTTCCATTTCATGCAGTAGGTGTTATCTTTCTTTTATTTAGTATCGTAGTTCTATTTATAGCATTTTCCATACGAATAAGAGTTCTGGCAATACTAAAATACATATTATCCTTATGCGGCAAAAAGAAAGAAAACTTCACTCCTGAAAAAGGTGAACTGAAAAAGGTAACATTCAGCAATAGAAAAATCGAATTTTCTCAAAAACAGAAGGATAAAACGAATTTCAGTAAGATACCGCCTCTCATTCTTCTAGAGGATAATTCATATAAAAGCCTCGATGATGAAGATCGATCAGATGATTTGATGCACATCCTTCATGACTTCGGTATTCAAGGAAAAATAGTATCTAAAGCAAAAGGCCCTCTCGTAACATTATATGAACTTGAACCATCTGCAGGGACAAAAGCTTCAAGAGTTATAGGATTAGCCGAAGATATAGCAAGATCCATGAAATGTGAATCTGCAAGAATTTCCATAATATCGGAAAATAATGCACTAGGTATAGAACTACCTAATAAAGTACGCGATCTCGTCTCATTAAGAATGCTATTAGCGCACTACAGTTATACTCATACGGAAGCGAAAATACCACTCATTCTCGGTCAAACAATCTCAGGTGCACCTCATGTAGCCGATCTTGCTGCTATGCCGCATCTGTTGATGGCAGGTACTACAGGCTCCGGAAAATCGGTAGCAGTAAACAATATGATACTTTCAATTCTGTATAAATATACTCCGGAAGAGTGTAAGTTTATCATGATAGACCCTAAGATGCTTGAACTCTCTGTCTATAGAGACATCCCTCATCTTGCAATGCCTGTTGTAACAGATCCGAGAGTCGCAGTAGAAGCCTTAAGATGGGCAATTAACGAGATGGAAAGAAGATATAGAATGATGTCGCTTCTAGGCGTAAGAAATATAACGGCATATAACGATATGATAGATCGCACTACTTCAGACGAAATAGTCAAACACATGCAAGTCGGATTCGATGAAGAGAGTAAAAATCCAATTTTTGAAAAAGTATCATTCAAGAAAGAGAAAATTCCGTATATCGTCATCATAGTAGATGAGATGGCAGATCTAATGCTAGTTGCAGGTAAGGAAGTAGAAGAATGTATACAACGCTTAGCACAGATGGCACGCGCATCTGGCATGCATATCATAATGGCAACTCAGAGACCTTCTGTAGATGTAGTAACGGGAATTATAAAAGCTAATTTTCCAACTAGAATAAGTTTTCAAGTCGCTTCTAAAATAGACAGTAGAACTATTATAGGAGAGAATGGTGCTGAACAACTACTAGGAAGAGGAGATATGCTATACGTTATACCAGGAAAGAAGGCCACTCGCATACATGCACCGTTTGTGAATGATAAAGATGTTGAAAAAGTTGCGGACTTTCTTCGTAGCATAGGAAGACCTGCTTACTACACGGAAAATGAAAGCTATAGTACAAGTAATTCAAAAGAAAACACGCATAATCAAAGTAATTACTTTCAAAATTACAATGCTCATTCTCACGGCGAACATATTCAAAATGAAGATGAGAAACTATATCGCGATGCAGTACAAATGGTTATCAAAGAAAATCGCGTAAGTATCAGCTATGTTCAGAGATTTTTTAGAATAGGATACAATAAAGCTGCAAGTATAGTGGAAAGAATGGAAAAAGAAGGTATCGTTACCTCTCCTAGTCACTCTGGTAAAAGGGAAGTAATAGGGAAAAATTGA
- the ileS gene encoding isoleucine--tRNA ligase produces MRKSTSKNNNIDIVHLDTVTAFSDLSLHSNFSEIEKQIQKYWQENQISSLVLNKDGDEIAFHDGPPFANGMPHWGHILTSYIKDCFVRYHTMLGKKVIFKLGWDCHGLPAELEAEKELNIIGKAQIEDLGIQKFNDHCSKSVLKYTDEWLQYFSKSARWLRSNEEYKTMDISYMQSVIWCFKKLYADDLIYKASRIMPYSWKCETPISDFETRLDNSYREKESKAVTVLFEVVESDYLFSLVGKNKRIALLAWTTTPWTLTSNLLLAVNQDIVYAIVEHESTIFIISEVLLPKYAEEVGNDIICTVLGKDLIGIQYKPLFQYFTNEQNAFKVVHGDFVTIENGTGIVHIAPGFGEDDHNLAKLYNVNPVCPIDDGCKFTFPVTDYVGRQVFDTEIDIIKALKIKNAWLKTEQYFHSYPHCWRTDTPLIYRAVPSWYLAVTQIKEKMLKLNQHIKWHPSHIQNGLFGKWLENARDWSISRTRYWGCPIPVWESDDPRYPHVEVYGSIEEIEKSFGIKVTNLHRPFIDSLTKINPSDPTGKSRLVRVKEVFDCWFESGAMPFAQYGHPFTDTASHFTAEFVVEYAAQTRGWFYTMLVLATALFNTVPFKNCIAHGVVLGTDGKKLSKRLQNFPDPLKTLEKLGSDAVRLFMLSSQAIKGEDIVIDSDVTGAINIIKGVVKPLWSTYNFLMLYLKIDQVTPRNIDTAHSLLNRYILQKLLKTWIIIKNAMENYDTAICIQEVASFLEVLNNWYVRRSRHIFWQSGYNAQKEEAFNTLYTVLFTLCKILAPLAPTLSEAIYLGLSEIDGNYQKSVHLEEYPELSQFEISESLISNMERVRLACNNALAIRNEQKIRIRQPLKCVTFIGVSDFEFSNEMREIILDEINVKEWINADKTEIVQYADLVFKLNLPTLGKTRPQHVKQILSAFKKKDFSYTKNSLIVGGVTLNEGEFQKALEIKEKYKNVAKVLSDGVVILDTSLSQELIDEGIARDLVRFIQQSRKEENLEITQKIRINVLLRENVQQISDIVARFKTYILTTTLATEAEVSSIMSDVTSNKFEIDISSLDGRVDVINIQIVIHKV; encoded by the coding sequence ATGAGAAAATCCACTTCTAAAAACAATAATATCGATATCGTTCACTTAGATACCGTTACGGCATTTTCGGATTTATCGTTACACAGTAATTTTTCCGAAATTGAAAAACAAATCCAAAAATACTGGCAAGAAAATCAGATAAGTTCTCTTGTGCTAAATAAAGACGGTGATGAAATTGCTTTTCATGATGGTCCTCCATTTGCGAATGGCATGCCTCACTGGGGACACATACTAACATCGTATATTAAAGATTGCTTCGTACGATATCATACAATGCTAGGTAAAAAAGTCATATTTAAGCTCGGTTGGGATTGCCATGGCTTACCAGCAGAACTTGAAGCGGAAAAAGAGTTAAATATCATAGGAAAAGCTCAAATAGAAGATCTCGGTATACAAAAATTCAACGATCATTGTAGTAAAAGCGTTTTGAAATACACCGATGAATGGCTTCAATACTTTTCTAAATCTGCACGATGGCTAAGAAGTAATGAAGAGTACAAGACTATGGATATAAGCTATATGCAAAGTGTTATTTGGTGCTTCAAGAAGCTTTATGCTGATGATCTTATATATAAAGCATCGAGAATAATGCCATACTCTTGGAAGTGCGAAACTCCTATTTCCGACTTCGAAACGCGTTTGGATAATTCATATAGGGAAAAAGAAAGTAAAGCTGTCACGGTACTTTTTGAAGTAGTAGAATCTGATTACTTATTTTCCTTAGTAGGGAAAAATAAAAGAATAGCATTACTCGCTTGGACAACTACTCCATGGACTCTTACATCGAATCTTCTTCTAGCTGTTAATCAAGATATCGTATACGCAATAGTTGAACATGAAAGCACGATCTTCATTATATCAGAAGTATTATTGCCAAAATACGCGGAAGAAGTAGGAAATGACATAATATGCACGGTACTAGGAAAAGATTTGATTGGCATTCAGTATAAGCCTCTATTTCAGTATTTTACTAATGAACAAAATGCTTTCAAAGTTGTACATGGCGATTTCGTTACAATTGAGAATGGCACAGGCATAGTTCATATAGCACCTGGATTCGGCGAAGACGATCATAATCTTGCGAAATTATATAATGTAAATCCTGTATGTCCGATAGATGATGGTTGCAAATTTACGTTTCCAGTAACAGATTACGTAGGACGTCAAGTATTTGATACCGAGATCGATATTATAAAAGCGTTAAAGATTAAAAATGCGTGGTTAAAAACAGAACAATATTTTCACAGCTATCCTCACTGCTGGCGTACAGATACTCCATTGATATACCGCGCTGTACCGTCATGGTACCTTGCCGTTACTCAAATTAAAGAGAAAATGCTAAAATTAAATCAGCATATCAAGTGGCATCCTTCTCATATACAAAATGGTCTTTTTGGTAAATGGCTTGAAAATGCTCGAGATTGGTCAATTTCAAGAACTCGTTACTGGGGCTGCCCTATACCAGTATGGGAAAGTGATGATCCTCGATATCCTCATGTCGAAGTATATGGCTCAATTGAAGAGATTGAAAAAAGTTTTGGAATAAAAGTAACGAACTTACATAGACCATTCATTGACAGTCTTACAAAAATTAATCCATCAGATCCTACGGGAAAATCACGACTTGTAAGAGTTAAAGAAGTCTTTGACTGTTGGTTTGAAAGTGGCGCAATGCCATTTGCTCAATACGGCCATCCTTTTACCGATACAGCGTCTCACTTTACCGCAGAATTCGTAGTCGAGTATGCAGCACAAACTCGAGGATGGTTTTATACAATGCTTGTCTTAGCAACAGCATTGTTTAATACAGTTCCTTTTAAGAACTGCATAGCGCACGGCGTAGTACTAGGTACAGACGGAAAGAAATTATCTAAAAGACTGCAAAATTTCCCTGATCCTCTTAAAACTCTAGAAAAATTAGGTTCCGATGCGGTAAGGCTCTTTATGTTATCTTCACAAGCAATAAAAGGTGAAGATATCGTTATAGATTCTGATGTAACAGGTGCAATTAACATAATCAAAGGTGTAGTAAAGCCACTATGGAGTACGTACAATTTCCTAATGCTCTACCTAAAGATTGATCAAGTAACACCTCGCAATATCGATACTGCTCACTCGCTTCTGAATCGCTATATACTGCAAAAATTGCTAAAAACATGGATAATAATAAAAAATGCTATGGAAAATTACGATACCGCCATATGCATACAGGAAGTAGCATCTTTTTTAGAAGTATTGAATAACTGGTACGTTAGAAGATCTAGGCATATATTTTGGCAAAGCGGATACAATGCACAGAAAGAAGAGGCATTTAACACGTTGTATACTGTCTTATTTACTCTTTGTAAAATACTCGCACCTCTCGCACCTACTTTGTCGGAAGCAATTTATCTAGGACTATCAGAAATTGATGGAAATTATCAAAAAAGCGTACATCTAGAAGAGTATCCTGAATTATCGCAGTTCGAGATATCAGAATCGTTAATAAGTAATATGGAAAGGGTAAGATTAGCGTGTAATAACGCACTGGCTATAAGAAATGAACAAAAAATTAGGATCAGACAACCATTGAAATGCGTTACTTTTATTGGAGTATCAGATTTTGAATTTAGCAATGAGATGAGAGAAATTATACTAGATGAAATTAACGTAAAAGAATGGATTAACGCTGATAAAACGGAAATCGTTCAATATGCTGACTTAGTTTTTAAGCTAAATTTACCAACACTCGGAAAAACAAGACCTCAACATGTGAAACAAATATTATCCGCTTTCAAAAAGAAAGACTTTAGCTATACTAAAAATAGCTTAATTGTTGGAGGAGTGACATTGAATGAAGGCGAATTTCAAAAAGCATTAGAAATTAAAGAAAAATATAAAAATGTAGCAAAAGTGCTATCCGATGGCGTAGTGATATTAGATACATCGCTCTCTCAAGAATTAATTGACGAAGGCATTGCGAGAGATTTAGTCCGCTTTATACAACAATCTAGAAAAGAGGAAAATCTTGAAATCACACAGAAAATAAGAATTAATGTACTACTGCGAGAGAATGTCCAACAAATCAGTGATATAGTGGCTCGTTTTAAAACATATATACTTACTACAACTCTCGCTACCGAAGCTGAAGTTTCTTCGATAATGAGTGATGTTACAAGTAACAAATTTGAAATTGATATATCATCTCTTGATGGAAGAGTAGATGTTATAAACATACAAATTGTCATACATAAGGTTTAA
- a CDS encoding TIGR00730 family Rossman fold protein, whose amino-acid sequence MIKSIGIFCGARSGTGDFVDLAVRVATYLCELDITIVYGGGNRGLMGVIADTALSLGGRVVGIFPEISLIESERHTGISETILTPCLFSRKHMIIERSDAFLTLPGGYGTLDEFFEIVVAKKLGLHSKPLLLLNHKNFWKGIVEQGEEIGLCELDSSGMSSCHYTVVNNADEMRELIVDINNQKY is encoded by the coding sequence ATGATAAAAAGTATCGGGATCTTTTGTGGTGCAAGATCTGGAACAGGAGATTTTGTAGATCTTGCCGTTAGAGTGGCAACATATCTTTGTGAACTCGATATTACTATCGTTTATGGTGGAGGCAATAGAGGTCTGATGGGTGTTATCGCTGATACTGCACTTAGTTTAGGTGGTAGAGTAGTAGGTATCTTTCCGGAAATATCTCTCATAGAATCTGAGAGACATACTGGTATTTCGGAAACAATCTTGACTCCTTGCCTTTTCTCGAGAAAACATATGATAATAGAACGTTCTGATGCTTTTCTTACACTACCTGGAGGATATGGTACATTGGACGAATTTTTCGAAATTGTTGTAGCGAAGAAACTTGGCTTACACTCAAAACCACTTCTTTTACTCAATCATAAAAATTTCTGGAAAGGTATAGTAGAACAAGGAGAGGAGATAGGACTATGCGAATTAGATAGTTCAGGAATGTCTTCGTGTCATTATACAGTAGTGAACAATGCAGATGAGATGCGAGAATTAATAGTCGATATCAATAATCAGAAGTACTAA
- a CDS encoding inorganic diphosphatase: MNDAKEFDIMIEIKRGSNVKYEFDADYRCLRLDRILPTSMVFPVSYGFFTEVKGEDGDPLDALLMSSSDISNGIVIKGRVIGVMRMEDEKGIDDKILLVPSKKIDKMMSHVDSYLSLNAELLEQIEHFFTHYKDMEKKDGKWVKVLGWRDSNEAFRIIEDCLQKYGPQKFM, encoded by the coding sequence ATGAATGACGCAAAGGAATTCGATATCATGATCGAAATTAAACGAGGAAGTAATGTAAAATATGAATTTGATGCTGATTACAGATGCTTGAGATTAGATAGAATACTTCCTACTAGTATGGTATTTCCTGTTTCTTATGGTTTTTTTACGGAAGTAAAAGGAGAGGATGGAGATCCATTGGATGCTTTACTGATGTCTTCTTCCGATATTTCTAACGGTATTGTAATAAAAGGGAGAGTAATAGGAGTAATGCGTATGGAAGATGAGAAAGGAATTGATGACAAGATATTATTAGTGCCATCAAAAAAAATAGATAAAATGATGTCTCATGTAGATTCTTATTTATCTCTCAATGCTGAATTACTGGAACAGATAGAACATTTCTTTACACATTACAAGGATATGGAGAAAAAAGACGGAAAATGGGTGAAGGTTCTAGGATGGAGAGATTCTAACGAAGCGTTTCGAATTATCGAAGATTGCTTACAAAAATACGGCCCTCAAAAATTTATGTAA